A single region of the Streptomyces virginiae genome encodes:
- a CDS encoding outer membrane protein assembly factor BamB family protein — MTELPQPPNQPPNQPPTPSGYGHLPGPPQQGYGFPPPAENPYAQQPGYPPQPPTVSQQPVGPGGPGSGPGMAPKKKRTLLIAASVAAVLVLGGVGYVAFSGEDKDPKPVAQEPTDAKPSGSPSVDKGDGNGTGNGSDIPTDLNAGRKPGEDKALWLNTVKMEGPGAGIPAKGLWVVGDTVVKTVDKSVIGYGVGDGKEKWKIDLRTEICGLTGQTSPDGRTVMVVKNADGSNCNQMKLIDLKAGKEGWTKELAMEGLFKTAASTTVSLDGDTFALAWMGGQSAHRLSTGDKLFSDAGPDGCKPMTYAAGNNKMIAVALCMDADRTIEIQDADLTTGKKTWSYRLPKGYQVNAVYSVSPTVIDAGNRDTKERAILVLDEKGQKRNTLSGDGNFLVNCGGSSSSDGLQNCGKSAVDGDTVYLSAGDRSTGSEIVAFDLGTGKVKWRAKAGDKKVLAPLEAANGRLTAYRANAGVADEPGEIVSFPAGGGEPTTLLKLPSGTSARIEASFLTSQSAAYADGRLFLSVTRLAGDNKDEKLLMAFGK, encoded by the coding sequence ATGACCGAGCTGCCCCAGCCGCCGAACCAGCCACCGAACCAGCCGCCGACGCCTTCCGGGTACGGGCATCTGCCGGGTCCGCCGCAGCAGGGTTACGGATTCCCGCCGCCGGCCGAGAATCCGTACGCGCAGCAGCCCGGATATCCGCCGCAGCCGCCCACCGTGTCGCAGCAGCCGGTGGGTCCCGGTGGGCCCGGCTCTGGCCCGGGCATGGCGCCGAAGAAGAAGCGGACGCTGCTGATCGCCGCGTCGGTGGCCGCCGTCCTCGTCCTCGGTGGTGTGGGCTACGTGGCCTTCTCCGGCGAGGACAAGGACCCGAAGCCGGTCGCGCAGGAGCCCACCGACGCCAAGCCCTCCGGCTCGCCGTCCGTGGACAAGGGCGACGGCAACGGGACCGGCAACGGCAGCGACATCCCGACCGACCTCAACGCGGGCCGCAAGCCGGGCGAGGACAAGGCGCTCTGGCTGAACACGGTCAAGATGGAGGGCCCGGGAGCCGGTATCCCGGCCAAGGGCCTGTGGGTCGTCGGCGACACCGTCGTCAAGACCGTCGACAAGTCCGTCATCGGCTACGGGGTGGGCGACGGCAAGGAGAAGTGGAAGATCGACCTCCGCACGGAGATCTGCGGACTCACCGGTCAGACCAGCCCCGACGGCCGGACCGTCATGGTCGTCAAGAACGCCGACGGCTCCAACTGCAACCAGATGAAGCTCATCGACCTCAAGGCCGGCAAGGAGGGCTGGACGAAGGAGCTCGCCATGGAGGGGCTGTTCAAGACCGCCGCCTCCACCACGGTCTCCCTCGACGGCGACACCTTCGCCCTCGCCTGGATGGGGGGCCAGAGCGCCCACCGCCTGAGCACCGGCGACAAGCTCTTCTCCGACGCGGGCCCCGACGGCTGCAAGCCCATGACCTACGCCGCGGGCAACAACAAGATGATCGCCGTGGCCCTCTGCATGGACGCCGACCGGACCATCGAGATCCAGGACGCCGACCTGACCACCGGCAAGAAGACCTGGAGCTACCGCCTGCCCAAGGGCTACCAGGTCAACGCGGTCTACTCCGTCAGCCCCACCGTCATCGACGCCGGCAACCGCGACACCAAGGAGCGGGCCATCCTCGTCCTCGACGAGAAGGGGCAGAAGCGCAACACGCTCTCCGGTGACGGAAACTTCCTGGTCAACTGCGGTGGTTCCAGCTCCAGCGACGGCCTCCAGAACTGCGGGAAGTCCGCGGTCGACGGGGACACCGTCTACCTCTCCGCAGGGGACAGGTCCACCGGCAGCGAGATCGTCGCCTTCGACCTCGGCACGGGCAAGGTCAAATGGCGCGCCAAAGCCGGTGACAAGAAGGTCCTCGCCCCGCTCGAGGCCGCGAACGGCCGGCTGACCGCCTATCGCGCCAACGCCGGCGTCGCCGACGAGCCCGGCGAGATCGTCTCGTTCCCGGCCGGCGGAGGAGAGCCCACGACGCTGCTGAAACTCCCCTCGGGCACCTCCGCACGGATCGAAGCCTCCTTCCTGACTTCCCAGAGCGCCGCCTACGCGGACGGGCGGCTCTTCCTCTCCGTCACCCGGCTGGCGGGCGACAACAAGGACGAGAAGCTCCTGATGGCCTTCGGCAAGTGA
- a CDS encoding outer membrane protein assembly factor BamB family protein, protein MTELPQPPNQSPTPSGYGHLPGPPQQGHGFPPQGENPYAQQPAYPPQPPTVRQQPVGPGGSGPGKAPKKKLTLLIAAAVAAALVLGGVGYVAFSGEDKESKPVAQESTGAKPSGSPSVDKGDGNGNGDGGQVDLNSGRKQGEDKALWLKTAKIEGPGMGVEAAGQWIVGDTVVKSLWRNLTGYAVTDGKEKWTLPFPAQICSVAPQTTAEGRTVVMYRDGDGENTSCTELRVVDLKTGKEIWSKTVPSEGVFDIFTSPTLSMLGDTVTVSRSGTASAFKISNGDKLFATPPGDGCNPDSYEAGNGRMIALATCSDEDSTAEVHGIDPVTGAKAWAYRLPAKFKVTSIYSVNPTVIDIGDEKTKQRSIVVLGPDGKQTATLAGEGAGIAADCGGTSLFRSLVTCPSAVVDANTLYLPTAVATGKKTNAIVAFDLTTGKEKWRVPAGDKRTLTLLKALDGRIIAYRKAEEEQGGEVLSVEAAGGTPTALLRHPSGPAAPIERTFTLPKLDYVDGRFFISSTRLRAQGQDEKLLMVFGK, encoded by the coding sequence ATGACCGAGCTGCCCCAGCCGCCGAACCAGTCGCCGACGCCTTCCGGTTACGGACACCTGCCGGGTCCGCCGCAGCAGGGTCACGGATTCCCGCCGCAGGGTGAGAACCCGTACGCCCAGCAGCCCGCGTACCCGCCGCAGCCGCCCACCGTGCGGCAACAGCCGGTCGGTCCGGGCGGATCCGGTCCGGGGAAGGCGCCGAAGAAGAAGCTGACGCTGCTGATCGCGGCGGCCGTGGCCGCCGCTCTCGTCCTCGGCGGCGTGGGCTACGTGGCCTTCTCCGGCGAGGACAAGGAGTCGAAGCCGGTCGCGCAGGAGTCCACCGGCGCCAAGCCCTCCGGCTCGCCGTCCGTGGACAAGGGCGACGGCAACGGGAACGGCGACGGCGGGCAGGTGGACCTGAACTCCGGCCGCAAGCAGGGCGAGGACAAGGCCCTCTGGCTCAAGACCGCCAAGATAGAGGGCCCCGGCATGGGCGTCGAAGCCGCCGGTCAGTGGATCGTCGGTGACACCGTCGTCAAGAGCCTCTGGAGGAACCTCACCGGGTACGCGGTCACCGACGGCAAGGAGAAGTGGACACTCCCCTTCCCCGCTCAGATCTGTTCCGTCGCCCCGCAGACCACGGCCGAGGGCAGGACGGTCGTCATGTACCGCGACGGCGACGGGGAGAACACCTCCTGCACCGAGCTGAGGGTGGTCGACCTCAAGACCGGCAAGGAGATCTGGTCGAAGACGGTGCCCAGTGAGGGGGTCTTCGACATCTTCACCAGCCCCACCCTGTCCATGCTCGGGGACACCGTCACCGTCAGCCGCAGCGGCACCGCCAGCGCCTTCAAGATCAGCAATGGTGACAAGCTCTTCGCCACCCCGCCGGGCGACGGCTGCAACCCGGACTCCTACGAGGCCGGCAACGGCAGGATGATCGCCCTCGCCACCTGCTCGGACGAGGACTCCACCGCCGAGGTCCACGGGATCGACCCCGTCACCGGCGCGAAGGCCTGGGCCTACCGGCTCCCCGCGAAGTTCAAGGTCACCAGCATCTACTCGGTGAACCCGACCGTCATCGACATCGGCGACGAGAAGACGAAGCAGCGCTCCATCGTGGTCCTGGGACCCGACGGGAAGCAGACCGCCACCCTCGCCGGTGAGGGCGCCGGCATCGCCGCCGACTGCGGCGGCACCAGCCTCTTCCGGTCCCTGGTGACCTGCCCCTCGGCCGTCGTCGACGCGAACACCCTCTACCTGCCCACCGCGGTGGCCACCGGCAAGAAGACCAACGCGATCGTCGCCTTCGACCTCACCACCGGCAAGGAGAAGTGGCGTGTCCCGGCCGGGGACAAGCGCACGCTCACCCTGCTCAAGGCCCTGGACGGCCGAATCATCGCCTACCGGAAGGCCGAGGAGGAGCAGGGCGGCGAGGTCCTCTCCGTCGAGGCCGCCGGCGGCACCCCGACCGCGCTTCTGCGCCACCCCTCGGGCCCCGCCGCCCCGATCGAGCGGACCTTCACCCTCCCGAAGCTGGACTACGTGGACGGACGGTTCTTCATCTCCTCCACCCGCCTGCGGGCCCAGGGCCAGGACGAGAAGCTCCTGATGGTCTTCGGCAAGTGA
- a CDS encoding ABC-F family ATP-binding cassette domain-containing protein: MAVNLVNVEAVSKVYGTRTLLDGISLGVSEGDRIGVVGRNGDGKTTLIRMLAKLEEPDTGRVTQSGGLQMGVLTQHDSLDPRATVRHEIIGDMADHEWAGNAKIRDVLTGLFGGLDLPGFGQGLDTVIGPLSGGERRRIALAKLLIADQDLLILDEPTNHLDVEGISWLAKHLQERRSALVCVTHDRWFLDQVCTRMWDVQRGDVHEYEGGYSDYVFARAERDRIAATEESKRQNLMRKELAWLRRGAPARTSKPRYRIEAANELIADVPPPRDTSELMRFANARLGKTVFDLEGVSVHAGPKELLKHLTWHLGPGDRVGLVGVNGAGKTSLLRALAEAARTQGEVQPAAGKIIVGKTVKLAYLSQEVGELDPSLRVLEAVQRVRDRVDLGKGREMTAGQLCEQFGFTKEKQWTPVGDLSGGERRRLQILRLLMDEPNVLFLDEPTNDLDIETLTQLEDLLDGWPGSMIVISHDRFFIERTTDTVMALLGDASLRMLPRGLDEYLERRQRMIEAAAPAPAPSTGAAKSTASGDSRAAKKELQKIERQLNKLSDREGNLHAQIAENSTDYDKVAKLDAELRELLSDRDDLEMRWLELAEEA; the protein is encoded by the coding sequence ATGGCCGTCAATCTGGTCAATGTCGAGGCAGTCAGCAAGGTGTACGGCACACGTACCCTGCTGGACGGCATCTCCCTCGGCGTGTCCGAGGGGGACCGGATCGGCGTGGTCGGCCGCAACGGCGACGGCAAGACCACCCTCATCCGGATGCTCGCCAAGCTGGAGGAGCCCGACACCGGCCGGGTCACCCAGTCCGGCGGCCTGCAGATGGGCGTCCTCACCCAGCACGACTCCCTCGACCCCCGGGCGACCGTCCGCCACGAGATCATCGGGGACATGGCCGACCACGAGTGGGCCGGCAACGCCAAGATCCGTGACGTCCTCACCGGACTCTTCGGCGGCCTCGACCTGCCCGGCTTCGGCCAGGGCCTCGACACCGTCATCGGCCCGCTCTCCGGTGGCGAGCGCCGCCGGATCGCCCTCGCCAAGCTCCTCATCGCCGACCAGGACCTCCTGATCCTCGACGAGCCCACCAACCACCTCGACGTCGAGGGCATCTCCTGGCTGGCCAAGCACCTCCAGGAGCGCCGCTCCGCGCTCGTCTGCGTCACCCACGACCGCTGGTTCCTCGACCAGGTCTGCACCCGCATGTGGGACGTGCAGCGCGGTGACGTGCACGAGTACGAGGGTGGCTACAGCGACTACGTCTTCGCCCGCGCCGAGCGCGACCGCATCGCCGCGACGGAGGAGTCCAAGCGGCAGAACCTGATGCGCAAGGAGCTGGCCTGGCTGCGCCGCGGCGCCCCCGCCCGGACCTCCAAGCCCCGCTACCGCATCGAGGCGGCCAACGAGCTGATCGCCGACGTGCCGCCGCCGCGCGACACCAGCGAGCTGATGCGGTTCGCCAACGCCCGCCTCGGCAAGACGGTCTTCGACCTCGAAGGCGTCAGCGTCCACGCCGGCCCGAAGGAACTGCTCAAGCACCTCACCTGGCACCTGGGCCCCGGCGACCGCGTCGGCCTCGTCGGCGTCAACGGCGCCGGCAAGACCTCCCTGCTGCGCGCCCTCGCCGAGGCGGCCCGCACCCAGGGCGAGGTCCAGCCCGCCGCCGGCAAGATCATCGTCGGTAAGACCGTCAAGCTGGCCTACCTCTCCCAGGAGGTCGGCGAACTCGACCCGTCCCTGCGCGTCCTGGAGGCCGTCCAGCGCGTCCGTGACCGCGTCGACCTCGGCAAGGGCCGCGAGATGACGGCGGGCCAGCTCTGCGAGCAGTTCGGCTTCACCAAGGAGAAGCAGTGGACGCCCGTCGGCGACCTCTCCGGTGGTGAGCGCCGCCGCCTGCAGATCCTGCGCCTGCTGATGGACGAGCCCAACGTCCTGTTCCTCGACGAGCCCACCAACGACCTCGACATCGAGACCCTGACCCAGCTGGAGGACCTCCTCGACGGCTGGCCCGGCTCGATGATCGTCATCTCCCACGACCGCTTCTTCATCGAGCGCACCACCGACACGGTGATGGCGCTGCTCGGCGACGCGAGTCTGCGGATGCTGCCGCGCGGCCTGGACGAGTACCTGGAGCGCCGGCAGCGGATGATCGAGGCGGCCGCTCCCGCGCCCGCCCCGTCCACCGGCGCCGCCAAGTCCACCGCCTCGGGGGACTCGCGCGCCGCGAAGAAGGAACTCCAGAAGATCGAGCGGCAGCTGAACAAGCTGTCCGACCGTGAGGGCAACCTGCACGCCCAGATCGCCGAGAACTCCACCGACTACGACAAGGTGGCCAAGCTCGACGCGGAGCTGCGCGAACTCCTCTCGGACCGCGACGACTTGGAGATGCGCTGGCTGGAACTGGCCGAGGAGGCCTGA
- a CDS encoding acyltransferase family protein, which produces MTATARAMAEATPADRDRYVDLLRVASLGTVIAGHWLMAAVSGDGIGNLLALVPALQVLTWGLQIMPVFFFVGGFSHALSYRSLARRTDGPVYAAFLRARLQRLLRPTLVFVLVWAAVALAVQLAGHGGGTLTGAALRLVTQPLWFIGIYLAMVAFTPPLLKLHERHGWAAFAALAGAAALVDVLRFALGVPYVEFLNFAFVWLAVHQLGFLRADGRIRRPALLAAAGLAGAALLVAYGPYPLSMVGMPGEKVSNMAPPTLALLCHGLWLVGAVQLAAGPATAWLRRPRVWRGVVAANGLAMTAFLWHLTAMLGVYAAQLALGLDLPAPATAAWWAQVPVRMLAAAALTGVLVALFRRFETPRPSAPAPARSTGGPVAALGITLCLLGILGLSMTGLGGLLDGHSATLIALPVTAPAAIAMALGGWYLVERSAPARRVRLRG; this is translated from the coding sequence ATGACAGCCACCGCCCGCGCCATGGCCGAGGCCACCCCCGCCGACCGTGACCGGTACGTCGACCTGCTGCGCGTCGCCTCGCTCGGCACCGTCATCGCCGGGCACTGGCTGATGGCCGCCGTCAGCGGCGACGGCATAGGGAATCTGCTCGCCCTCGTGCCCGCCCTCCAGGTGCTCACCTGGGGGCTGCAGATCATGCCCGTCTTCTTCTTCGTCGGCGGGTTCTCGCACGCCCTGTCCTACCGTTCCCTGGCCCGCCGTACCGACGGGCCCGTCTACGCCGCCTTCCTGCGCGCCCGGCTCCAGCGGCTGCTGCGCCCCACCCTCGTCTTCGTCCTGGTGTGGGCCGCGGTCGCGCTCGCCGTGCAGCTCGCCGGGCACGGCGGCGGAACACTGACCGGGGCAGCGCTGCGGCTCGTCACGCAGCCGCTGTGGTTCATCGGGATCTACCTCGCCATGGTCGCCTTCACCCCGCCGCTGCTGAAGCTGCACGAGCGCCACGGCTGGGCCGCCTTCGCGGCACTGGCCGGGGCGGCCGCGCTGGTCGACGTACTGCGCTTCGCGCTCGGGGTCCCCTACGTGGAGTTCCTGAACTTCGCCTTCGTCTGGCTCGCCGTCCACCAGCTCGGCTTCCTGCGCGCCGACGGCCGCATCCGCCGGCCCGCCCTCCTCGCCGCCGCGGGACTCGCCGGCGCCGCCCTGCTGGTGGCGTACGGCCCGTACCCGCTGTCCATGGTCGGGATGCCCGGCGAGAAGGTCTCCAACATGGCCCCGCCCACCCTGGCCCTGCTCTGCCACGGCCTGTGGCTCGTCGGCGCCGTCCAGCTGGCGGCCGGGCCCGCCACCGCGTGGCTGCGCCGCCCGCGCGTCTGGCGCGGGGTGGTCGCGGCCAACGGCCTCGCCATGACCGCCTTCCTGTGGCACCTGACCGCGATGCTCGGCGTGTACGCCGCCCAGCTCGCCCTCGGCCTCGATCTGCCGGCCCCCGCCACGGCCGCCTGGTGGGCGCAGGTCCCGGTACGGATGCTCGCCGCGGCCGCGCTGACGGGGGTCCTCGTCGCACTGTTCCGCCGCTTCGAGACGCCCCGGCCGAGCGCGCCCGCCCCCGCCCGGAGCACCGGCGGCCCCGTCGCCGCCCTCGGGATCACCCTGTGCCTGCTCGGCATCCTGGGCCTGTCCATGACCGGACTCGGCGGGCTGCTCGACGGGCACAGCGCCACGCTGATCGCCCTGCCCGTCACCGCGCCGGCCGCGATCGCGATGGCACTGGGCGGCTGGTATCTCGTAGAACGGTCTGCCCCGGCCCGGAGGGTTAGGCTGAGGGGCTGA
- a CDS encoding 4-(cytidine 5'-diphospho)-2-C-methyl-D-erythritol kinase produces the protein MSTPRTPGTPVTVRVPAKVNVQLAVGAARPDGFHDLANVFLAVSLFDEVTATPADTLTVTCEGPDADQVPLDRTNLAARAAEILAARAGLEPAVHLHIAKNIPVAGGMAGGSADGAAALLACDTLWGLNTPLAELLDICAELGSDVPFSLVGGAALGTGRGELLTPVGAGTFHWVFAVADGGLSTPAVFREFDRLAEAAGTEIPEPQASPALLAALASGDADALGAALANGLQAAALSLRPSLGATLAAGMDGGALAALVSGSGPTTAFLVADEEAAAKVAAALEASGTCRATRVASSPASGATVLPS, from the coding sequence GTGAGCACGCCCCGCACGCCCGGCACGCCCGTGACCGTACGGGTCCCCGCCAAGGTCAACGTCCAGCTGGCGGTGGGCGCGGCCCGCCCCGACGGCTTCCACGACCTGGCGAACGTCTTCCTCGCCGTGTCGCTGTTCGACGAGGTGACGGCCACCCCGGCCGACACCCTGACCGTCACCTGCGAAGGTCCGGACGCCGACCAGGTCCCCCTGGACCGCACCAACCTCGCGGCGCGCGCCGCCGAGATCCTCGCCGCCCGGGCCGGGCTCGAACCCGCCGTCCACCTGCACATCGCGAAGAACATCCCGGTCGCGGGCGGCATGGCGGGCGGCAGCGCCGACGGCGCGGCGGCCCTGCTGGCCTGCGACACCCTGTGGGGCCTGAACACCCCGCTCGCCGAACTCCTCGACATCTGCGCGGAGCTCGGCAGCGACGTCCCCTTCAGCCTCGTCGGCGGGGCCGCCCTCGGCACCGGCCGGGGTGAACTGCTCACGCCGGTCGGGGCGGGGACGTTCCACTGGGTGTTCGCGGTCGCCGACGGCGGGCTGTCCACCCCGGCGGTGTTCCGCGAGTTCGACCGCCTCGCCGAGGCCGCCGGTACGGAGATCCCCGAGCCGCAGGCCTCGCCGGCGCTGCTGGCGGCGCTCGCCTCGGGCGACGCGGACGCGCTGGGAGCGGCGCTGGCCAACGGCCTCCAGGCGGCGGCGTTGTCGCTGCGGCCGTCGCTGGGCGCGACGCTGGCCGCGGGCATGGACGGTGGTGCGCTCGCCGCGCTGGTCTCCGGCTCGGGGCCGACGACGGCGTTCCTCGTCGCGGACGAGGAGGCTGCCGCCAAGGTCGCGGCGGCGCTCGAAGCCTCGGGCACCTGCCGAGCCACGCGCGTGGCGTCCAGCCCGGCGTCCGGTGCGACGGTCCTGCCGTCCTGA
- the rsmA gene encoding 16S rRNA (adenine(1518)-N(6)/adenine(1519)-N(6))-dimethyltransferase RsmA, translating into MSTAEQQPENTENTSPAAPDALLGPADIRELAAALGVRPTKQKGQNFVIDANTVRRIVRTAEVRPDDVVVEVGPGLGSLTLALLEAADRVVAVEIDDILAAALPATIEARMPAKKDRFALVHSDAMLVTELPGPAPTALVANLPYNVAVPVLLTMLDRFPTIERTLVMVQAEVADRLAAEPGNKVYGVPSVKANWYAHVKRAGAIGRKVFWPAPNVDSGLVSLVRRTEPIKTTATKAEVFAVVDAAFAQRRKTLRAALAGWAGSAAGAEAALVAAGVSPQARGESLTVEEFAAIAEHKPAAERPAL; encoded by the coding sequence GTGAGCACCGCAGAGCAGCAGCCCGAGAACACCGAGAACACCTCCCCCGCCGCGCCCGACGCCCTCCTCGGCCCGGCCGACATCAGGGAGCTGGCCGCCGCCCTCGGCGTACGCCCGACGAAGCAGAAGGGGCAGAACTTCGTCATCGACGCCAACACGGTCCGCCGGATCGTGCGCACCGCCGAGGTCCGCCCGGACGACGTCGTCGTCGAGGTCGGCCCGGGACTCGGCTCGTTGACGCTCGCGCTGCTGGAGGCCGCGGACCGGGTCGTCGCCGTCGAGATCGACGACATCCTGGCCGCCGCCCTGCCCGCCACCATCGAGGCCCGGATGCCCGCGAAGAAGGACCGCTTCGCGCTGGTCCACTCCGACGCGATGCTCGTGACCGAACTGCCCGGCCCGGCGCCGACCGCACTCGTCGCGAACCTGCCGTACAACGTGGCCGTTCCCGTCCTGCTCACCATGCTCGACCGGTTCCCGACCATCGAGCGCACGCTGGTGATGGTGCAGGCGGAGGTCGCCGACCGGCTGGCCGCCGAGCCCGGCAACAAGGTCTACGGGGTGCCCTCCGTCAAGGCCAACTGGTACGCCCACGTCAAGCGGGCCGGAGCCATCGGCCGCAAGGTCTTCTGGCCCGCCCCGAACGTCGACTCCGGTCTCGTCTCGCTGGTGCGCCGCACCGAACCCATCAAGACCACCGCCACCAAGGCCGAGGTCTTCGCGGTCGTCGACGCCGCCTTCGCGCAGCGCCGCAAGACGCTGCGCGCCGCGCTGGCCGGCTGGGCCGGCTCGGCGGCGGGCGCGGAGGCCGCGCTGGTCGCCGCCGGTGTCTCGCCGCAGGCCCGCGGGGAGTCCCTGACGGTCGAGGAGTTCGCGGCGATCGCCGAGCACAAGCCCGCGGCGGAGAGGCCCGCACTGTGA